In Calonectris borealis chromosome 8, bCalBor7.hap1.2, whole genome shotgun sequence, a single genomic region encodes these proteins:
- the CIMAP2 gene encoding ciliary microtubule-associated protein 2: protein MTVRDIQLNLGAPQGGNVGHGLLTLELAGTFLGKASASGWARAEKGSRLNQLPHFQFKEIMKRRKRQQDKLGPGTYNIRDFLQETRPSSLRGICDTREQRFRDAHRDCFPGPGTYSPRGIPYARLEERDKRSASTRGLMDSRTAKCALLPAVGSGLGPGTYHLRSSIDERLRRAGGPGQLFSRDRSKPTGGGHHALEDGEGTELSTGTVKGFLDELTLKENKKKGCFSTLPRNPGCPSERIFWATLSQCPREVHAVGPGSYSPKPVERSAYSSQPPFWSSAKRFNRKSYCLFTGNEQHQQLIAEPVQNPVGVGRYDITKYEKYPQKMRYQSLYQCDAQRYLSNLKRDAYLLERLKPVAKNNWSDLISAPRCPDTSEEIAVVSKHKMVLGSPNP from the exons ATGACGGTCCGGGACATCCAGCTCAACTTGGGAGCACCCCAGGGTGGAAATGTGGGACATGGGCTGCTCACGCTGGAGCTCGCTGGCACCTTCCTG GGGAAAGCATCAGCCTCTGGCTGGGCCAGGGCAGAGAAGGGCTCCCGGCTTAATCAGCTGCCCCATTTCCAGTTCAAGGAGATAATGAAGAGGCGCAAACGCCAG CAGGACAAGCTGGGCCCGGGAACGTACAACATCAGGGACTTTCTGCAGGAGACACGGCCCTCCAGCCTCCGGGGGATCTGCGACACGAGGGAGCAGCGGTTCAGAGACGCCCACAGG GACTGCTTCCCCGGCCCCGGCACGTACAGCCCCCGGGGGATCCCCTACGCCCGCCTCGAGGAGAGGGACAAGCGCTCTGCCAGCACGCGAGGGCTGATGGACAGCAGGACGGCGAAgtgtgccctgctgccagccgTG GGCAGCGGCCTGGGACCTGGCACCTACCACCTGCGGAGCAGCATCGATGagcggctgcggcgggcgggcggccccggccagCTCTTCTCGAGGGACAGGTCGAAGCCCACTGGTGGTGGCCATCATGCCTTGGAG GATGGAGA AGGCACCGAGCTGAGCACTGGCACTGTCAAGGGTTTCCTGGACGAGCTGACGTTGaaggagaacaagaagaaagGCTGCTTCAGCACCCTGCCGAGGAACCCGGGCTGCCCCTCGGAGAGGATCTTCTGGGCCACGCTCAGCCAGTGCCCGAGGGAGGTG CATGCAGTGGGACCGGGCTCCTACAGCCCAAAGCCTGTTGAGAGATCAGCGTACTCCAGCCAACCCCCATTCTGGTCATCTGCCAAGAGATTCAACAGAAAGTCCTACTGCCTCTTTACTGGGAACGAG CAGCATCAGCAGCTCATTGCAGAGCCGGTGCAG AACCCTGTAGGCGTTGGTCGCTACGACATCACCAAATATGAAAAATACCCTCAGAAGATGAGATACCAGTCCCTGTACCAGTGCGATGCGCAGCGGTACCTCAGCAACTTGAAGCGGGATGCCTACTTGCT CGAGCGGCTCAAGCCTGTTGCTAAAAACAACTGGAGTGATTTGATTTCTGCTCCACGTTGTCCAGATACCTCTGAAGAAATCGCTGTGGTTTCCAAACATAAGATGGTGCTGGGAAGCCCAAATCCGTGA
- the PARS2 gene encoding putative proline--tRNA ligase, mitochondrial — protein MEALLRRWRLPAPGVRQRGCGPRQGAAGRAERLLLSRLFQPLNLQAGGEAGWDGGPGEPTCRSQRLMLQGGLIHPAGPGCYHYLPPAVRAMEKLVRVMDEEMQAVGGQKLNMPSLCSAELWRASGRWDRMGPELFRLADRHGRSYCLGPTHEEAVTELVAAQSNLSYKQLPLRLYQVTRKFRDEPKPRFGLLRSREFYMKDMYTFDASEEAARQTYDLVCDAYCSLFDRLGLPFVKVRAATGSIGGTVSHEFQLPADVGEDRLAVCPDGHFAANVETLNGEQTSCPTCGEKLTQTRGIEVGHTFYLGTKYSSVSNAVFYSPENKPRLAEMGCYGLGVTRILAASIEVLSTEDSIRWPSLIAPYQLCFIPPKRGSKEEEEGAALLERVYDDLAEALPHLAGDSVLDDRTQLTIGKRLKDANKLGYPYVVIAGKRVCEDPPVFEVWNQNAGEVLFLTKEGVIELLSKVQVP, from the coding sequence ATGGAGGCCTTGCTGAGAAGGTGGCGGCTGCCGGCGCCGGGCGtgcggcagcggggctgcgggccccggcagggcgcggcgggcagggcggAGCGGCTGCTGCTCTCGCGGCTTTTCCAGCCCCTCAACCTGCAggcgggcggcgaggcggggTGGGACGGCGGGCCCGGGGAGCCCACCTGCCGGAGCCAGAGGCTGATGCTGCAGGGGGGGCTGATccaccccgccggccccggctgcTACCACTACCTGCCGCCCGCCGTCCGCGCCATGGAGAAGCTCGTCAGGGTGATGGACGAGGAGATGCAGGCCGTGGGCGGGCAGAAGCTGAACATGCCCAGCCTGTGCTCGGCGGAGCTGTGGCGTGCCAGCGGTCGCTGGGACCGGATGGGGCCGGAGCTCTTCCGGCTGGCGGACCGGCACGGCAGGAGCTACTGCCTGGGCCCCACGCACGAGGAGGCGGTGACGGAGCTGGTGGCCGCTCAGAGCAACTTGTCCTACAAGCAGCTCCCGCTGCGCCTCTACCAGGTAACCAGGAAATTTCGGGATGAGCCCAAGCCCCGCTTCGGCTTGCTGCGCAGCCGGGAGTTTTACATGAAGGACATGTACACCTTTGACGCCTCCGAAGAGGCGGCTCGGCAGACCTACGACCTGGTGTGCGACGCCTACTGCAGCCTCTTCGACCGCCTGGGCCTTCCCTTCGTCAAAGTGCGGGCGGCCACGGGCAGCATCGGCGGCACCGTGTCCCACGAGTTCCAGCTCCCGGCAGATGTCGGTGAGGACAGGCTGGCGGTGTGCCCCGACGGACATTTTGCGGCCAACGTGGAAACGCTAAACGGGGAGCAAACGTCTTGCCCCACGTGCGGAGAAAAACTCACCCAGACCAGAGGGATCGAAGTGGGACACACGTTTTATCTGGGCACCAAATATTCCTCCGTCTCCAACGCTGTCTTCTACTCCCCGGAGAACAAACCCCGGCTGGCAGAAATGGGTTGCTACGGCCTGGGCGTCACCCGCATCCTGGCGGCCTCCATCGAGGTGCTGTCTACGGAGGACAGCATCCGTTGGCCGAGCCTCATCGCGCCCTACCAGCTCTGCTTCATTCCCCCCAAGAgaggcagcaaggaggaggaggagggagccgcGCTGCTGGAGCGGGTGTACGACGACCTCGCCGAAGCGCTGCCCCACCTCGCCGGCGACTCGGTGCTGGATGACAGGACGCAGCTGACCATCGGCAAAAGGCTAAAGGACGCCAACAAGTTGGGTTATCCCTACGTGGTCATAGCCGGGAAGAGGGTTTGCGAGGACCCCCCGGTCTTTGAGGTCTGGAATCAGAATGCCGGTGAGGTTTTGTTCCTCACCAAGGAGGGTGTCATTGAGTTGCTGAGTAAAGTGCAAGTCCCTTAA
- the TTC4 gene encoding tetratricopeptide repeat protein 4 — protein sequence MAETGPGGGAPRYRGALHPDTWEQELEAIPMFMKRCPAEIDAARQPELACLQSLLFDEEQGPAELARMYKNEGNEYFRERDYRRAVIAYTEGLKKSCEDPELNAVLLANRGAAQFHLGNYRSALSDATQAKKLKPTHLKAIVRGALCHMELKNFSEAIAWCEEGLRIDSKEKKLVEMRAKADKLKRAEERDARKAKVMEKKEQCQKEILLAAIKERNIKLVLEPSNEEEEISDGLAEISLDGFHSGNAMGAKVHLDADGNLNWPVLFLYPEHEQTDFIAAFHENSRFIDHLMVMFAELPPWDLERKYLPSNLELYFEDEERAEMYELNTEHTLLQVLQHQRYFVKAGTPTVLAFVKRSPFSKKYFSGKNVHRL from the exons ATGGCGGAGACCGGGCCTGGCGGCGGCGCGCCGCGGTACCGGGGCGCTCTCCACCCCGACACCTGGGAGCAG GAGCTGGAGGCCATCCCCATGTTCATGAAGCGGTGCCCGGCCGAGATCGACGCGGCGCGGCAGCCCGAGCTGGCCTGTCTGCAGTCCCTCCTCTTCGACGAGGAGCAGGGTCCCGCAG agCTGGCCAGGATGTACAAAAACGAAGGGAACGAGTACTTCAGGGAGAGGGACTACAGGAGAGCTGTCATCGCCTACACCGAGGGGCTGAAAAAGAGCTGCGAGGACCCCGAGCTGAACGCCGTGCTGCTCGCAAACCGAGGGGCCGCGCAGTTTCACCTGG GTAACTACCGTTCTGCTCTCAGTGATGCCACCCAAGCAAAAAAGTTAAAGCCCACCCATCTCAAAGCAATCGTAAGAG GAGCTCTCTGTCACATGGAGCTAAAGAATTTCTCTGAAGCAATAGCGTGGTGTGAGGAGGGCTTGCGAATagattcaaaagagaaaaaacttgtgGAAATGAGAGCTAAAGCTGACAAATTAAAG CGAGCTGAGGAGCGGGATGCAAGGAAAGCGAAGGTGATGGAGAAGAAAGAGCAGTGTCAAAAGGAAATTTTGCTTGCAGCAATAAAG gAAAGAAATATCAAGCTGGTTCTTGAGCCTTCAAATGAAGAAGAGGAAATATCAGATGGCCTTGCTGAGATATCCTTAGATGGGTTCCACTCTGGCAATGCCATGGGGGCAAAGGTGCACTTGGATGCTGATGGCAACCTGAACTGGCCTGTCCTCTTTCTGTACCCTGAGCACGAGCAGACAGACTTCATTGCGGCTTTTCATGAGAACTCCAG GTTTATTGATCATTTAATGGTGATGTTTGCTGAGTTACCTCCTTgggatttagaaagaaaataccttCCCAGCAATCTTGAG CTCTATTTTGAAGatgaagaaagagcagaaatgtaTGAGCTGAACACAGAACACACGTTGCTACAAGTGCTGCAGCACCAAAG GTATTTTGTAAAGGCTGGGACTCCAACAGTTCTGGCATTTGTAAAGCGTTCTCCTTTCTCTAAGAAGTACTTCTCTGGCAAGAATGTGCATCGACTGTAA
- the TMEM205 gene encoding transmembrane protein 205 — translation MEGPIPGQETMPTDTEPSNTVKLLHLVFLSTSWGMQIWVTFVAGFVMGSRLPRHTYGFIQHELFPYYFHICSACAFLNLTLFAMYHPSELLSDEQTTQIVVFFVCVAASVLNTQWFGPVTSDIVADMHLIERSHGLGQEVGLFTSKSCGQLRASSPSYRQLSGQLTLYRALSSLCNLCCIACNGLSLYYLAARLSAL, via the exons ATGGAGGGACCCATCCCCGGCCAGGAAACCATGCCGACTGACACGGAGCCCTCCAACACTGTCAAACTGCTGCACCTGGTTTtcctctccacctcctggggAATGCAGATCTGGGTGACGTTCGTGGCTG GGTTCGTGATGGGCAGCCGCCTCCCTCGCCATACCTACGGCTTCATCCAGCACGAGCTCTTCCCCTACTACTTCCACATCTGCTCCGCTTGTGCCTTCCTCAACCTGACTCTATTTGCCATGTACCACCCCAGCGAGCTGCTCAGCGATGAACAAACAACCCAG ATCGTCGTCTTCTTCGTTTGTGTCGCTGCTTCTGTGCTGAACACACAATGGTTCGGGCCGGTCACCTCTGACATCGTGGCAGACATGCACCTCATCGAGCGCAGCCACGGCCTCGGCCAGGAGGTCGGGCTGTTCACCAGCAAGTCCTGCGGGCAGCTGCGTGCCTCCAGCCCCAGCTACAGGCAGCTCTCCGGCCAGCTCACGCTGTACCGCGCTCTGTCCTCCCTCTGCAACCTCTGCTGCATCGCGTGCAACGGCTTGAGCTTGTACTACCTGGCTGCCCGTCTGTCTGCCCTGTGA
- the ACOT11 gene encoding acyl-coenzyme A thioesterase 11 isoform X2: protein MVKENIVDPEEILSFCCNGLKGSTSPPRAWEPGEREEVPGAMASPSPARNPTEVQMSQLVLPCHTNHRGELSTGQLLKWIDTAACLSAERHAGCPCVTASMDDIYFEHTISVGQVVNIKAKVNRAFNSSMEVGIQVSYEDLCSGKHCSICKAYATFVAQGPSGSKVKLKPLTPQTEEEKIEHSIAAERRRMRLVNKDTLKDLLTRSPRETELETRDGSVAVPAAKTRVESVELVLPPHANHQGNTFGGQIMAWMENVATIAASRLCHAHPTLRAIEMFHFRGPSQVGDRLVLKAIVNNAFKNSMEVGVCAEAYGQEMSVSRRHINSAFMTFVVLDQEGRPRTLPMVAPEPGDGERRYREASARKKIRLDRKYVISCKQTEVPLSVPWDQSNKVYLSYNNVSALKTLVAKANWTLAREKEKVRMYTLEEDKFLSFRIEMSVRITAGQAFSLLSDLRRRHEWDSHYASAELVQQVDDDDMIYHVVSQTLSRENKPQDFVILASRRKPCSKGDPYVVAFRSVTLPTHPARAGFTRGETLCSGFCIWPESEEASKVAYYNQATPGYLNYVTTNVAGLSSNFCATFEACEKFLLKNKEDLIMRLQDL, encoded by the exons ATGGTCAAGGAGAATATTGTAGACCCTGAAGAAATCTTGAGCTTCTGTTGCAATGGCCTCAAG GGCTCGACCTCTCCACCGCGTGCCTGGGAGccaggggagcgggaggaggtgcCAGGGGCCATGGCgagcccctcgcccgcccgcAACCCCACCGAGGTGCAGATGAGCcagctggtgctgccctgccaCACCAACCACCGCGGCGAGCTCAGCACCGGCCAGCTGCTCAAGTGGATCGATACGGCCGCCTGCCTCTCCG ccgAGAGACACGCCGGCTGCCCGTGCGTCACGGCTTCCATGGATGATATCTATTTTGAGCATACCATTAG CGTCGGGCAAGTTGTCAACATCAAAGCCAAAGTGAATCGAGCCTTTAACTCCAGCATGGAG GTGGGCATCCAGGTGAGCTACGAGGACCTGTGCAGCGGGAAGCACTGCAGCATCTGCAAGGCGTACGCCACCTTCGTGGCGCAGGGACCCTCCGGCAGCAAG GTGAAGCTGAAGCCGCTGACCCCGCAGACGGAGGAGGAGAAGATCGAGCACAGCATCGCCGCCGAGCGCCGCCGCATGCGCCTGGTCAACAAGGACACCCTCAAGGACCTCCTCACCCGCAGCCCCCGTGAAACCG AGCTGGAGACGCGGGACGGCAGCGTGGCGGTGCCGGCGGCGAAGACGCGGGTGGAGAGCGTAGAGCTGGTGCTGCCCCCACACGCCAACCATCAGGGCAACACCTTCGGTGGGCAGATCATGGCCTGGATGGAGAACGTGGCCACCATCGCAGCCAG CCGGCTGTGCCATGCCCACCCCACACTGCGGGCCATCGAGATGTTCCACTTTCGGGGACCATCGCAAGTTGGGGACCGCCTGGTGCTCAAAGCCATTGTCAACAACGCCTTCAAAAACAG catGGAGGTGGGGGTCTGCGCCGAGGCGTACGGCCAGGAGATGTCCGTCAGCCGAAGGCACATCAACAGCGCCTTCATGACCTTCGTGGTGCTGGACCAGGAGGGCCGGCCCCGCACCCTGCCGATGGTGGCACCCGAGCCGGGG GATGGAGAGAGGAGGTACAGAGAAGCCAGCGCTAGGAAAAAAATTCGACTGGACCG aaaatacGTCATCTCCTGCAAACAGACCGAGGTGCCGCTCTCCGTGCCCTGGGACCAAAGCAACAAG GTTTATCTGAGCTACAACAACGTCTCTGCGCTGAAGACGCTCGTAGCCAAAGCCAACTGGACGCTcgccagagaaaaggaaaag GTGCGGATGTACACGCTGGAGGAGGACAAGTTCCTCTCCTTCCGCATCGAGATGTCAGTCCGCATCACCGCCGGCCAAGCCTTCTCCCTGCTCTCCGACCTGCGGCGCCGGCACGAGTGGGACAGCCACTACGC GAGCGCCGAGCTCGTCCAGCAAGTAGATGACGACGACATGATCTACCACGTGGTGAGCCAGACGCTCAGCCGCGAGAACAAGCCGCAGGACTTCGTCATCCTGGCGTCCCGACGGAAACCCTGCAGCAAGGG ggacccctaCGTGGTGGCCTTTCGGTCGGTGACGCTGCCCACCCACCCCGCCAGAGCTGGCTTCACGCGGGGGGAGACGCTCTGCTCCGGTTTCTGCATTTGGCCGGAGTCGGAGGAGGCGAGCAAG GTGGCTTACTACAACCAGGCTACGCCGGGGTACCTCAACTACGTCACCACCAACGTGGCGGGACTGTCCTCCAACTTCTGCGCCACCTTCGAAGCCTGCGAGAAGTTCCTGCTGAAGAACAAGGAGGACCTGATCATGCGGCTGCAGGACCTCTAG
- the ACOT11 gene encoding acyl-coenzyme A thioesterase 11 isoform X1, whose protein sequence is MVKENIVDPEEILSFCCNGLKGSTSPPRAWEPGEREEVPGAMASPSPARNPTEVQMSQLVLPCHTNHRGELSTGQLLKWIDTAACLSAERHAGCPCVTASMDDIYFEHTISQLYLNPPGQRDGKSGVCVGQVVNIKAKVNRAFNSSMEVGIQVSYEDLCSGKHCSICKAYATFVAQGPSGSKVKLKPLTPQTEEEKIEHSIAAERRRMRLVNKDTLKDLLTRSPRETELETRDGSVAVPAAKTRVESVELVLPPHANHQGNTFGGQIMAWMENVATIAASRLCHAHPTLRAIEMFHFRGPSQVGDRLVLKAIVNNAFKNSMEVGVCAEAYGQEMSVSRRHINSAFMTFVVLDQEGRPRTLPMVAPEPGDGERRYREASARKKIRLDRKYVISCKQTEVPLSVPWDQSNKVYLSYNNVSALKTLVAKANWTLAREKEKVRMYTLEEDKFLSFRIEMSVRITAGQAFSLLSDLRRRHEWDSHYASAELVQQVDDDDMIYHVVSQTLSRENKPQDFVILASRRKPCSKGDPYVVAFRSVTLPTHPARAGFTRGETLCSGFCIWPESEEASKVAYYNQATPGYLNYVTTNVAGLSSNFCATFEACEKFLLKNKEDLIMRLQDL, encoded by the exons ATGGTCAAGGAGAATATTGTAGACCCTGAAGAAATCTTGAGCTTCTGTTGCAATGGCCTCAAG GGCTCGACCTCTCCACCGCGTGCCTGGGAGccaggggagcgggaggaggtgcCAGGGGCCATGGCgagcccctcgcccgcccgcAACCCCACCGAGGTGCAGATGAGCcagctggtgctgccctgccaCACCAACCACCGCGGCGAGCTCAGCACCGGCCAGCTGCTCAAGTGGATCGATACGGCCGCCTGCCTCTCCG ccgAGAGACACGCCGGCTGCCCGTGCGTCACGGCTTCCATGGATGATATCTATTTTGAGCATACCATTAG CCAGCTGTATTTAAACCCTCCTGGGCAGCGGGACGGGAAGAGCGGTGTCTG CGTCGGGCAAGTTGTCAACATCAAAGCCAAAGTGAATCGAGCCTTTAACTCCAGCATGGAG GTGGGCATCCAGGTGAGCTACGAGGACCTGTGCAGCGGGAAGCACTGCAGCATCTGCAAGGCGTACGCCACCTTCGTGGCGCAGGGACCCTCCGGCAGCAAG GTGAAGCTGAAGCCGCTGACCCCGCAGACGGAGGAGGAGAAGATCGAGCACAGCATCGCCGCCGAGCGCCGCCGCATGCGCCTGGTCAACAAGGACACCCTCAAGGACCTCCTCACCCGCAGCCCCCGTGAAACCG AGCTGGAGACGCGGGACGGCAGCGTGGCGGTGCCGGCGGCGAAGACGCGGGTGGAGAGCGTAGAGCTGGTGCTGCCCCCACACGCCAACCATCAGGGCAACACCTTCGGTGGGCAGATCATGGCCTGGATGGAGAACGTGGCCACCATCGCAGCCAG CCGGCTGTGCCATGCCCACCCCACACTGCGGGCCATCGAGATGTTCCACTTTCGGGGACCATCGCAAGTTGGGGACCGCCTGGTGCTCAAAGCCATTGTCAACAACGCCTTCAAAAACAG catGGAGGTGGGGGTCTGCGCCGAGGCGTACGGCCAGGAGATGTCCGTCAGCCGAAGGCACATCAACAGCGCCTTCATGACCTTCGTGGTGCTGGACCAGGAGGGCCGGCCCCGCACCCTGCCGATGGTGGCACCCGAGCCGGGG GATGGAGAGAGGAGGTACAGAGAAGCCAGCGCTAGGAAAAAAATTCGACTGGACCG aaaatacGTCATCTCCTGCAAACAGACCGAGGTGCCGCTCTCCGTGCCCTGGGACCAAAGCAACAAG GTTTATCTGAGCTACAACAACGTCTCTGCGCTGAAGACGCTCGTAGCCAAAGCCAACTGGACGCTcgccagagaaaaggaaaag GTGCGGATGTACACGCTGGAGGAGGACAAGTTCCTCTCCTTCCGCATCGAGATGTCAGTCCGCATCACCGCCGGCCAAGCCTTCTCCCTGCTCTCCGACCTGCGGCGCCGGCACGAGTGGGACAGCCACTACGC GAGCGCCGAGCTCGTCCAGCAAGTAGATGACGACGACATGATCTACCACGTGGTGAGCCAGACGCTCAGCCGCGAGAACAAGCCGCAGGACTTCGTCATCCTGGCGTCCCGACGGAAACCCTGCAGCAAGGG ggacccctaCGTGGTGGCCTTTCGGTCGGTGACGCTGCCCACCCACCCCGCCAGAGCTGGCTTCACGCGGGGGGAGACGCTCTGCTCCGGTTTCTGCATTTGGCCGGAGTCGGAGGAGGCGAGCAAG GTGGCTTACTACAACCAGGCTACGCCGGGGTACCTCAACTACGTCACCACCAACGTGGCGGGACTGTCCTCCAACTTCTGCGCCACCTTCGAAGCCTGCGAGAAGTTCCTGCTGAAGAACAAGGAGGACCTGATCATGCGGCTGCAGGACCTCTAG
- the ACOT11 gene encoding acyl-coenzyme A thioesterase 11 isoform X3 — protein sequence MASPSPARNPTEVQMSQLVLPCHTNHRGELSTGQLLKWIDTAACLSAERHAGCPCVTASMDDIYFEHTISVGQVVNIKAKVNRAFNSSMEVGIQVSYEDLCSGKHCSICKAYATFVAQGPSGSKVKLKPLTPQTEEEKIEHSIAAERRRMRLVNKDTLKDLLTRSPRETELETRDGSVAVPAAKTRVESVELVLPPHANHQGNTFGGQIMAWMENVATIAASRLCHAHPTLRAIEMFHFRGPSQVGDRLVLKAIVNNAFKNSMEVGVCAEAYGQEMSVSRRHINSAFMTFVVLDQEGRPRTLPMVAPEPGDGERRYREASARKKIRLDRKYVISCKQTEVPLSVPWDQSNKVYLSYNNVSALKTLVAKANWTLAREKEKVRMYTLEEDKFLSFRIEMSVRITAGQAFSLLSDLRRRHEWDSHYASAELVQQVDDDDMIYHVVSQTLSRENKPQDFVILASRRKPCSKGDPYVVAFRSVTLPTHPARAGFTRGETLCSGFCIWPESEEASKVAYYNQATPGYLNYVTTNVAGLSSNFCATFEACEKFLLKNKEDLIMRLQDL from the exons ATGGCgagcccctcgcccgcccgcAACCCCACCGAGGTGCAGATGAGCcagctggtgctgccctgccaCACCAACCACCGCGGCGAGCTCAGCACCGGCCAGCTGCTCAAGTGGATCGATACGGCCGCCTGCCTCTCCG ccgAGAGACACGCCGGCTGCCCGTGCGTCACGGCTTCCATGGATGATATCTATTTTGAGCATACCATTAG CGTCGGGCAAGTTGTCAACATCAAAGCCAAAGTGAATCGAGCCTTTAACTCCAGCATGGAG GTGGGCATCCAGGTGAGCTACGAGGACCTGTGCAGCGGGAAGCACTGCAGCATCTGCAAGGCGTACGCCACCTTCGTGGCGCAGGGACCCTCCGGCAGCAAG GTGAAGCTGAAGCCGCTGACCCCGCAGACGGAGGAGGAGAAGATCGAGCACAGCATCGCCGCCGAGCGCCGCCGCATGCGCCTGGTCAACAAGGACACCCTCAAGGACCTCCTCACCCGCAGCCCCCGTGAAACCG AGCTGGAGACGCGGGACGGCAGCGTGGCGGTGCCGGCGGCGAAGACGCGGGTGGAGAGCGTAGAGCTGGTGCTGCCCCCACACGCCAACCATCAGGGCAACACCTTCGGTGGGCAGATCATGGCCTGGATGGAGAACGTGGCCACCATCGCAGCCAG CCGGCTGTGCCATGCCCACCCCACACTGCGGGCCATCGAGATGTTCCACTTTCGGGGACCATCGCAAGTTGGGGACCGCCTGGTGCTCAAAGCCATTGTCAACAACGCCTTCAAAAACAG catGGAGGTGGGGGTCTGCGCCGAGGCGTACGGCCAGGAGATGTCCGTCAGCCGAAGGCACATCAACAGCGCCTTCATGACCTTCGTGGTGCTGGACCAGGAGGGCCGGCCCCGCACCCTGCCGATGGTGGCACCCGAGCCGGGG GATGGAGAGAGGAGGTACAGAGAAGCCAGCGCTAGGAAAAAAATTCGACTGGACCG aaaatacGTCATCTCCTGCAAACAGACCGAGGTGCCGCTCTCCGTGCCCTGGGACCAAAGCAACAAG GTTTATCTGAGCTACAACAACGTCTCTGCGCTGAAGACGCTCGTAGCCAAAGCCAACTGGACGCTcgccagagaaaaggaaaag GTGCGGATGTACACGCTGGAGGAGGACAAGTTCCTCTCCTTCCGCATCGAGATGTCAGTCCGCATCACCGCCGGCCAAGCCTTCTCCCTGCTCTCCGACCTGCGGCGCCGGCACGAGTGGGACAGCCACTACGC GAGCGCCGAGCTCGTCCAGCAAGTAGATGACGACGACATGATCTACCACGTGGTGAGCCAGACGCTCAGCCGCGAGAACAAGCCGCAGGACTTCGTCATCCTGGCGTCCCGACGGAAACCCTGCAGCAAGGG ggacccctaCGTGGTGGCCTTTCGGTCGGTGACGCTGCCCACCCACCCCGCCAGAGCTGGCTTCACGCGGGGGGAGACGCTCTGCTCCGGTTTCTGCATTTGGCCGGAGTCGGAGGAGGCGAGCAAG GTGGCTTACTACAACCAGGCTACGCCGGGGTACCTCAACTACGTCACCACCAACGTGGCGGGACTGTCCTCCAACTTCTGCGCCACCTTCGAAGCCTGCGAGAAGTTCCTGCTGAAGAACAAGGAGGACCTGATCATGCGGCTGCAGGACCTCTAG